The following are encoded together in the Phocoena sinus isolate mPhoSin1 chromosome 11, mPhoSin1.pri, whole genome shotgun sequence genome:
- the LOC116762884 gene encoding 60S ribosomal protein L39-like yields MSSHKTFRIKQFLAKKQKQNRPIPQWIRMKTGNKIRYNSKRRRWRRIKLAL; encoded by the coding sequence ATGTCTTCTCACAAGACTTTCAGGATCAAGCAATTCCTGgctaagaaacaaaagcagaatcgTCCCATTCCCCAGTGGATTCGGATGAAAACTGGTAATAAAATCAGATACAACTCCAAGAGGAGACGTTGGAGAAGAATCAAGCTGGCTCTATAA